From the genome of Argentina anserina chromosome 4, drPotAnse1.1, whole genome shotgun sequence, one region includes:
- the LOC126790173 gene encoding PHD finger protein ING1, with protein sequence MSFLEEFHANLESLPNILQRHYAVLRNLDKSIQDIQKQNEQRCEQEIEDIKRDIKSGNITPDSSLIRFSDEALDEQKHSIGIADEKVMLAVRAYDLVDTHIQQLDQYLKKIGAELRPASDGVAASAMPAPSLDGTAKSGRSGEGGRGGRKKKQATVAATALEAATATAPAPAPANPTGMDLDIPVDPNEPTYCSCNQVSYGDMVACDNPNCKIEWFHFGCVGLKDQPKGKWYCSDCAKLRNRRKR encoded by the exons ATGTCTTTCCTCGAAGAATTTCATGCCA ATCTGGAATCTCTGCCTAATATTTTGCAAAGGCATTATGCAGTGTTGCGGAATCTGGACAAGAGTATACAAG ATATCCAAAAGCAGAATGAGCAACGTTGCGAACAAGAAATAGAGGACATAAAGCGTGATATTAAGTCTGGAAATATTACACCTGACAGTTCACTTATCAGATTCTCAGATGAGGCACTTGATGAGCAAAAACATAGCATTGGGATCGCAGATGAAAAGGTCATGCTGGCTGTTCGGGCATATGATTTG GTTGATACTCACATACAACAACTTGATCaatatttgaaaaaaattgGTGCAGAGCTCCGGCCTG CCTCAGATGGTGTTGctgcaagtgccatgcctgcTCCAAGTCTTGATGGTACTGCAAAATCTGGAAGGAGCGGCGAAGGTGGTAGAGGAGGGCGTAAGAA AAAACAGGCAACAGTAGCAGCAACAGCACTGGAAGCTGCAACTGCAACTGCACCTGCCCCTGCTCCTGCAAATCCCACTGGTATGGATTTAGATATACCAGTGGATCCAAATGAGCCAACTTACTGTTCGTGTAACCAAGTTAGCTATGGAGATATGGTTGCTTGTGATAACCCCAAT TGCAAGATCGAATGGTTCCATTTCGGCTGTGTTGGTTTGAAAGATCAGCCAAAAGGAAAATGGTATTGTTCAGATTGTGCTAAATTGAGAAATCGGCGCAAAAGGTAG